A part of Rhinolophus ferrumequinum isolate MPI-CBG mRhiFer1 chromosome 11, mRhiFer1_v1.p, whole genome shotgun sequence genomic DNA contains:
- the C11H11orf58 gene encoding small acidic protein isoform X1 produces the protein MSAARESHPHGVKRSASPDDDLGSSNWEAADLGNEERKQKFLRLMGAGKKEHTGRLVIGDHKSTSHFRTGEEDKKINEELESQYQQSMDSKLSGRYRRHCGLGFSEVEDHDGEDHVAGDDDDDDDDSPDPESPDDSESDSESEKEESAEELQAPEHPDEVEDPKNKKDAKSNYKMMFVKSSGS, from the exons ATGAGTGCTGCCAGGGAGTCCCATCCGCACGGGGTGAAGCGTTCAGCCTCCCCAGACGACGAT CTTGGCTCTAGCAATTGGGAGGCAGCAGACTTAggtaatgaagaaagaaaacaaaagttcttGAGACTTATGGGTGCAGGAAAG AAAGAACATACTGGTCGTCTTGTTATAGGAGATCATAAATCAACATCTCATTTCCGAACAG gggaagaagacaagaaaattaatgaagaacTGGAGTCTCAATATCAGCAAAGTATGGACAGTAAATTGTCAGGAAGATATCGACGACATTGTGGACTTGGCTTCAGTGAG GTAGAAGACCATGATGGAGAAGATCATGTGGctggagatgatgatgatgatgatgatgattcaCCTGACCCCGAAAGTCCAGATGACTCTGAAAGCGAttcagagtcagagaaagaagaaTCTGCTGAAGAACTCCAGGCTCCTGAGCACCCTGATGAAGTGGAGGatcccaaaaacaaaaaagatgccAAGAGCAACTACAAAATGATGTTTGTTAAATCCAGTGGGTCATAA
- the C11H11orf58 gene encoding small acidic protein isoform X2: protein MLFPLTMWLHPDKPTLGSSNWEAADLGNEERKQKFLRLMGAGKKEHTGRLVIGDHKSTSHFRTGEEDKKINEELESQYQQSMDSKLSGRYRRHCGLGFSEVEDHDGEDHVAGDDDDDDDDSPDPESPDDSESDSESEKEESAEELQAPEHPDEVEDPKNKKDAKSNYKMMFVKSSGS from the exons ATGCTCTTCCCACTTACGATGTggttacatcctgataaacccACT CTTGGCTCTAGCAATTGGGAGGCAGCAGACTTAggtaatgaagaaagaaaacaaaagttcttGAGACTTATGGGTGCAGGAAAG AAAGAACATACTGGTCGTCTTGTTATAGGAGATCATAAATCAACATCTCATTTCCGAACAG gggaagaagacaagaaaattaatgaagaacTGGAGTCTCAATATCAGCAAAGTATGGACAGTAAATTGTCAGGAAGATATCGACGACATTGTGGACTTGGCTTCAGTGAG GTAGAAGACCATGATGGAGAAGATCATGTGGctggagatgatgatgatgatgatgatgattcaCCTGACCCCGAAAGTCCAGATGACTCTGAAAGCGAttcagagtcagagaaagaagaaTCTGCTGAAGAACTCCAGGCTCCTGAGCACCCTGATGAAGTGGAGGatcccaaaaacaaaaaagatgccAAGAGCAACTACAAAATGATGTTTGTTAAATCCAGTGGGTCATAA